The proteins below are encoded in one region of Kineococcus mangrovi:
- a CDS encoding DUF429 domain-containing protein, with translation MGSDVSPGVSPGVVVLGVDGRRGGWAVAVVEGGAHRARLRGWESLAGQDAGAVLDLARRHGAVAVGLDVPVGLPAHGWRPVDLIAKRALGRAHPRVFLVPPRDVLAQPGYAAARTRCRELLDGKGLSAQTWGLRGPVLALDEALAAAPDARGLVVETHPELSFAAMTGHVLPSKKTAEGRAARASALGTWLQGPPAPPGDDHLDAGACAWSALRWAGWSPGGPARVLGGDEDERGLPMRIVV, from the coding sequence GTGGGGTCGGACGTGTCCCCGGGCGTGTCCCCGGGCGTCGTGGTGCTGGGGGTCGACGGCCGTCGTGGCGGCTGGGCCGTCGCCGTCGTCGAGGGCGGCGCGCACCGGGCGCGCCTGCGCGGCTGGGAGAGCCTGGCCGGGCAGGACGCCGGCGCCGTCCTGGACCTCGCCCGCCGCCATGGTGCCGTGGCCGTCGGGCTCGACGTCCCGGTCGGGCTGCCCGCGCACGGGTGGCGACCGGTCGACCTGATCGCCAAGCGGGCCCTGGGACGCGCTCACCCGCGCGTCTTCCTGGTCCCCCCGCGCGACGTCCTGGCCCAGCCCGGCTACGCCGCCGCCCGGACCCGCTGCCGCGAGCTGCTCGACGGCAAAGGGCTGTCGGCGCAGACGTGGGGGCTGCGCGGGCCGGTGCTGGCGCTCGACGAGGCCCTGGCCGCGGCCCCGGACGCCCGCGGGCTGGTCGTGGAGACCCACCCGGAGCTGTCCTTCGCCGCGATGACCGGCCACGTCCTGCCGTCGAAGAAGACCGCCGAGGGGCGCGCGGCGCGTGCGAGCGCCCTCGGCACCTGGTTGCAGGGACCGCCGGCCCCACCCGGCGACGACCACCTCGACGCCGGCGCGTGCGCGTGGTCGGCGCTGCGGTGGGCGGGGTGGTCCCCCGGGGGTCCCGCGCGCGTCCTCGGCGGGGACGAGGACGAGCGCGGGCTCCCGATGCGGATCGTCGTCTGA
- a CDS encoding ribose-5-phosphate isomerase, with translation MRVHIGTDHAGFELKEHLVAHLRGQGHDVVDHGATAYDGQDDYPPFVLRAAHGVAGDPGSLGIVIGGSGNGEQIAANVVPGIRCALAWSVETARLAREHNDAQCVGIGARMHTLEEATLLADTFLTTPFSQDPRHVRRIEMLDEYARTGELPPLPAADA, from the coding sequence ATGCGCGTCCACATCGGCACCGACCACGCCGGGTTCGAGCTCAAGGAGCACCTCGTGGCCCACCTGCGCGGGCAGGGCCACGACGTCGTCGACCACGGTGCCACCGCCTACGACGGGCAGGACGACTACCCGCCGTTCGTCCTGCGGGCCGCGCACGGCGTGGCCGGCGACCCCGGCAGCCTCGGCATCGTCATCGGCGGTTCGGGCAACGGGGAGCAGATCGCGGCGAACGTCGTCCCCGGGATCCGCTGCGCCCTGGCCTGGTCGGTCGAGACGGCCCGGCTCGCGCGCGAGCACAACGACGCGCAGTGCGTCGGCATCGGGGCGCGGATGCACACCCTGGAGGAGGCCACCCTCCTCGCGGACACCTTCCTCACCACCCCCTTCTCCCAGGACCCGCGCCACGTCCGGCGCATCGAGATGCTCGACGAGTAC